A genomic window from Prunus persica cultivar Lovell chromosome G2, Prunus_persica_NCBIv2, whole genome shotgun sequence includes:
- the LOC18786341 gene encoding probable WRKY transcription factor 46: MEKRKNMEWEQKTLTSELTQGKELAKQLMNYLHPSASQEKRDFLISKILFSYEKALSLLKTDVGSDGESNHIPNTMLESPTSFGNGSPMSEISDQDCKNKNVFKKRKTMPRWTEEVKVFSGTGLDGSLDDGYSWRKYGQKDILGATYPRGYYRCTHRGTQGCLATKQVQKADADPSTMVVTYRGEHTCSQVLQLARSSALSLAKQASTGNQNATREAEKPEASQEMSFGFGAGLRVKTEDLDTREDDIFPSFSFPSTPIEPENVGDHIFCATLMDGYSPTFASPAATFEPDYLQAVSPCQMSSFGLGLDYVQTSESGLSEIISAPTSVTNSPIGDFGFSLDDLDFHHFENSESFAYES; the protein is encoded by the exons atggagaagaggaagaacatGGAGTGGGAGCAAAAGACTCTAACCAGTGAGCTAACCCAAGGGAAGGAGCTGGCAAAGCAGCTTATGAACTATCTTCACCCTTCTGCATCCCAAGAAAAAAGAGACTTTCTGATTTCAAAAATACTATTTTCCTATGAAAAGGCACTCTCACTGCTCAAAACGGATGTTGGTTCTGATGGAGAGTCTAACCACATCCCTAACACCATGTTGGAATCACCTACTTCATTTGGCAATGGCAGCCCAATGAGTGAGATCTCTGACCAAGATTGCAAGAACAAAAATGTCTTCAAGAAAAG GAAAACAATGCCCAGGTGGACTGAAGAAGTGAAGGTTTTCTCTGGAACAGGGCTAGATGGGAGTCTTGATGATGGCTACAGTTGGAGAAAATATGGCCAAAAGGATATCCTTGGAGCTACCTATCCAAG AGGCTACTACAGATGCACACATCGTGGCACGCAGGGTTGTTTAGCCACCAAGCAAGTCCAAAAGGCAGATGCAGACCCATCAACCATGGTGGTAACCTACAGAGGAGAACATACTTGTAGCCAAGTCCTTCAGTTAGCCAGGTCATCAGCATTATCCCTAGCTAAACAAGCTTCAACaggaaatcaaaatgcaacCCGAGAAGCAGAAAAACCAGAAGCATCACAAGAGATGTCTTTCGGTTTTGGGGCAGGGCTTAGAGTTAAAACTGAGGATTTGGACACAAGGGAAGATGATATATTTCCATCATTTTCCTTCCCTTCTACACCAATTGAACCTGAAAATGTCGGAGACCATATTTTCTGTGCAACTTTGATGGATGGCTATTCTCCCACATTTGCATCTCCAGCAGCAACATTTGAACCAGACTACTTGCAGGCAGTGTCACCGTGCCAAATGAGCAGTTTCGGACTTGGCCTTGATTATGTGCAGACTTCAGAATCTGGTCTCAGTGAGATCATCTCAGCCCCAACTTCAGTGACCAACTCACCAATTGGGGATTTTGGTTTCTCACTTGATGATTTGGATTTTCACCATTTTGAAAACTCAGAAAGTTTTGCTTACGAGTCATAA
- the LOC18784803 gene encoding transcription factor CPC: protein MDKRRRKQAKTSTCCSEEVSSIEWEFINMSEQEEDLICRMYKLVGDRWGLIAGRIPGRKAEEIERFWLMRHGEVFASRRRTELKSNNKRYNS from the exons ATGGACAAACGCCGCAGAAAACAAGCCAAGACCAGCACCTGTTGCTCTGAAG AGGTGAGCAGCATTGAGTGGGAGTTTATAAACATGtctgaacaagaagaagatctCATTTGCAGAATGTACAAGCTCGTCGGAGACag GTGGGGTCTTATAGCTGGGAGGATTCCAGGCAGGAAAGCAGAAGAAATAGAGAGGTTCTGGTTAATGAGACATGGAGAAGTATTTGCAAGTAGAAGAAGAACAGAGCTTAAGAGTAACAACAAGAGATACAACTCCTGA
- the LOC18785732 gene encoding histone H3-like centromeric protein HTR12, which yields MARVKHTANRKDNKSSRNQPGGRSPAPSPATQPEPSGRTQRSERNSPTTPGTQKKKRPQRNAPTTPETQRKKRRFRPGTVALREIRHFQKTCSLLIPAAPFIRAVREVSNNLSRGSIRWTPDALLAIQEAAEDHLVHLFEDSMLCAIHAKRVTLMKKDFELARRIGGIGRQW from the exons ATGGCGAGAGTCAAACATACAGCTAACCGGAAAGACAATAAATCTTCTCGCAACCAAcctg GAGGACGCTCACCGGCGCCATCACCTGCAACACAAccg GAACCTTCTGGAAGAACGCAGAGATCAGAGAGGAACAGCCCGACAA CTCCAGGAACACAGAAGAAGAAGCGACCTCAGAGGAATGCTCCCAcaa CTCCAGAAACGCAGAGGAAGAAGCGGCGTTTCAGGCCAGGAACAGTGGCTCTTCGGGAGATTCGTCACTTCCAGAAGACATGTTCGTTGCTTATCCCAGCTGCTCCTTTCATCAGAGCT GTAAGAGAGGTCTCCAACAATCTGTCTCGTGGTTCTATACGTTGGACACCTGATGCTTTATTGGCAATTCAAGAg gCAGCAGAGGATCATTTAGTTCATCTGTTTGAAGATTCCATGCTCTGTGCAATTCATGCAAAGCGTGTCACTCTTA tGAAGAAGGATTTCGAGCTGGCTCGTCGAATTGGAGGTATAGGGAGGCAGTGGTGA
- the LOC18785717 gene encoding rhodanese-like domain-containing protein 4, chloroplastic, whose product MEALNAASLTPISVLGDRKKEPRKFPSLPTISLPKFSNSTSLSTTPQASQESSSRSFHGGLLLLSSVFNTGFAKALTYEEALGQSVSTSTGGDLEASGILDNVTAFVTENPAVIAGGFAILAVPLVLSQVLKPPKPWGVDTARNAYAKLGDDANAQLLDIRSPAEFRQVGTPDVRGLGKKAVPIVYKGEDKPGFLKKLSLKFKEPENTTLFVLDKFDGNSELVAELVTVNGFKAAYAIKDGAEGPRGWVNSSLPWTPPTKLLSLDFGNLADAIGDAVGEGSGSLSVSLGIAAATGLGLLAFTELETILQLLGSAALVQFASKKLLFAEDRKATLQEVDKFLTTKVAPKELVDDIKQIGTALLPVSVTSKGLPAPAEATPEPTAANDTVQKAEAAVELKVEAAAEAAPEINSVPKPEVKAESLPGISKPLSPFPYYPDFKPPASPRPSQP is encoded by the exons ATGGAGGCCCTCAATGCAGCAAGCTTGACCCCCATATCTGTTCTTGGtgacagaaaaaaagaacccaGAAAATTTCCATCACTGCCCACCATTTCCCTACCCAAATTCTCAAATTCCACAAGTCTTAGCACCACCCCACAAGCTTCACAGGAGTCTTCATCTAGGAGCTTTCATGGTGGCCTGTTGCTTTTATCTTCTGTTTTCAATACTGGGTTTGCCAAAGCTTTGACATATGAAGAAGCATTGGGGCAATCTGTGAGTACCAGTACAGGTGGAGACTTGGAAGCAAGTGGGATTCTTGATAATGTTACTGCTTTTGTGACTGAGAACCCTGCAGTTATAGCTGGTGGTTTTGCCATTTTGGCTGTTCCCCTGGTTTTGTCTCAGGTTCTGAAGCCTCCCAAGCCATGGGGTGTTGATACTGCAAGAAATGCTTACGCAAAATTGGGCGATGATGCCAATGCTCAGTTGCTTGATATCAGATCACCAGCTGAGTTTAGGCAAGTTGGTACACCGGATGTCCGGGGTCTGGGGAAGAAGGCGGTGCCAATTGTTTACAAAGGTGAAGATAAGCCAGGTTTCTTAAAGAAGCTCTCTTTGAAGTTCAAGGAACCAGAAAATACCACATTGTTCGTCCTAGATAA ATTTGATGGGAACTCCGAACTGGTTGCAGAGTTAGTCACTGTAAATGGGTTCAAAGCTGCGTATGCCATAAAAGATGGCGCAGAAGGACCCCGGGGATGGGTG AATAGCAGTCTTCCTTGGACACCACCAACAAAATTACTGTCTCTTGATTTTGGCAATTTAGCGGATGCTATTGGTGATGCCGTTGGA GAGGGATCAGGTTCCTTGTCTGTTTCCCTTGGGATTGCTGCAGCAACTGGATTGGGTTTATTGGCTTTTACTGAG TTAGAAACAATCCTCCAACTCTTAGGCTCAGCTGCACTAGTTCAGTTTGCGAGCAAGAAACTCCTTTTTGCTGAG GATCGAAAAGCAACTCTACAAGAAGTTGATAAGTTCTTAACCACCAAGGTTGCCCCTAAGGAGCTTGTTGATGACATAAAG CAAATCGGCACAGCTCTTCTGCCAGTGTCTGTGACTAGCAAAGGTCTTCCTGCACCGGCAGAAGCAACCCCAGAGCCTACTGCTGCTAATGATACTGTACAGAAAGCAGAAGCTGCTGTGGAGCTTAAAGTAGAAGCAGCTGCAGAAGCTGCTCCTGAAATAAATTCAGTACCCAAACCAGAAGTTAAAGCAGAATCACTTCCCGGGATTTCGAAACCACTTTCTCCATTCCCTTAT TATCCTGATTTCAAGCCTCCAGCTTCTCCCCGCCCATCCCAGCCCTAG